The Streptomyces sp. Je 1-332 genome has a window encoding:
- a CDS encoding VOC family protein, with protein MLRLTDFIVDCPDTMKLAAFYSEVTGRPVKEGSSADWAGIQFGEIELAFIRVEDYRAPQWPDSEHPKQFHLDFEVDDIESEQRRVLDLGATLRQDFIGPNGYGWQVFTDPVGHPFCLCRNKGVVWTDQGPSWPKHD; from the coding sequence ATGCTGCGACTCACCGATTTCATCGTCGACTGCCCGGACACTATGAAGCTGGCGGCCTTCTACTCCGAGGTGACGGGCCGTCCGGTCAAGGAAGGCAGCTCCGCGGACTGGGCCGGCATCCAGTTCGGCGAGATCGAGCTGGCCTTCATCCGGGTGGAGGACTACCGCGCTCCGCAGTGGCCCGACAGCGAGCACCCCAAGCAGTTCCACCTCGACTTCGAAGTGGACGACATCGAGTCCGAGCAGCGCCGCGTCCTCGACCTCGGGGCGACGCTGAGGCAGGACTTCATCGGCCCCAACGGGTACGGCTGGCAGGTCTTCACCGACCCGGTCGGCCACCCCTTCTGCCTGTGCCGCAACAAGGGCGTCGTCTGGACCGACCAGGGCCCGAGCTGGCCCAAGCACGACTGA
- a CDS encoding DLW-39 family protein — MKKLLLVTLAAIGGLLVYRQIQADRAEQDLWTEATDSVPTGS; from the coding sequence GTGAAGAAGCTTCTCCTGGTCACACTGGCCGCCATCGGCGGGCTCCTCGTGTACCGCCAGATCCAGGCGGATCGCGCCGAGCAGGATCTGTGGACGGAGGCGACTGACTCCGTGCCCACGGGTTCGTGA
- the dnaN gene encoding DNA polymerase III subunit beta encodes MKIRVERDVLAEAVAWAARSLPARPPAPVLAGLLLKAEEGALSLSSFDYEVSARVSVDAEIDDEGTVLVSGRLLADICRALPNRPVEISTDGVRATVVCGSSRFTLHTLPVEEYPALPQMPTATGTVPGEVFASAASQVAIAAGRDDTLPVLTGVRIEIEGDTVTLASTDRYRFAVREFLWKPENPEASAVALVPAKTLLDTAKALTSGDTVTLALSGSGAGEGLIGFEGAGRRTTTRLLEGDLPKYKTLFPTEFNSIAVIETAPFVEAVKRVALVAERNTPVRLSFEQGVLILEAGSSDDAQAVERVDAQLEGDDVSIAFNPTFLLDGLSAIDSPVAQLSFTTSTKPALLSGRPALDAEADEAYKYLIMPVRLSG; translated from the coding sequence GTGAAGATCCGGGTGGAACGCGACGTACTCGCGGAGGCAGTGGCGTGGGCGGCGCGCAGTCTCCCGGCCCGGCCACCGGCACCTGTCCTCGCGGGCCTGCTGCTGAAGGCCGAGGAAGGCGCACTGAGCCTTTCCAGCTTTGACTACGAGGTCTCGGCACGCGTCTCCGTGGACGCCGAGATCGACGACGAGGGCACGGTCCTCGTCTCCGGCCGGCTGCTCGCCGACATCTGCCGCGCCCTTCCCAACCGCCCGGTGGAGATCTCCACAGACGGTGTGCGGGCCACGGTCGTCTGCGGCTCCTCGCGATTCACACTCCACACACTTCCTGTGGAGGAGTACCCCGCGCTGCCGCAGATGCCCACCGCGACCGGCACGGTCCCCGGTGAGGTCTTCGCCTCCGCCGCCTCCCAGGTGGCCATCGCCGCGGGCCGCGACGACACGCTGCCCGTCCTGACCGGCGTCCGCATCGAGATCGAGGGCGACACCGTCACGCTGGCCTCCACCGACCGCTACCGCTTCGCGGTCCGCGAGTTCCTGTGGAAGCCGGAGAACCCCGAGGCGTCCGCGGTCGCCCTGGTGCCCGCCAAGACGCTCCTGGACACCGCCAAGGCGCTCACGAGCGGCGACACGGTCACTCTGGCGCTGTCCGGCTCCGGTGCCGGTGAGGGTCTGATCGGCTTCGAGGGCGCAGGACGGCGTACGACCACCCGTCTGCTCGAGGGCGACCTGCCGAAGTACAAGACGCTCTTCCCTACCGAGTTCAACTCGATCGCGGTCATCGAGACCGCCCCGTTCGTCGAGGCGGTGAAGCGCGTGGCCCTGGTGGCCGAGCGGAACACCCCGGTGCGGCTCAGCTTCGAGCAGGGTGTGCTGATTCTTGAGGCTGGTTCGAGCGACGACGCACAGGCTGTGGAGAGGGTCGACGCCCAGCTCGAGGGCGACGACGTCTCCATCGCCTTCAACCCGACGTTCCTGCTCGACGGCCTGAGCGCGATCGACTCGCCGGTCGCCCAGCTGTCGTTCACGACGTCGACGAAGCCCGCGCTCCTGAGCGGCAGGCCGGCCCTGGACGCGGAGGCCGACGAGGCCTACAAGTACCTGATCATGCCGGTACGTCTGAGCGGCTGA
- a CDS encoding DciA family protein, producing the protein MPRDTPKETPKTPEPSGVDLARVALRAAKEQARARGDAAQQKKQARRGGLRSGARADGRDPQPLGSAINRLITERGWETPAAVGGVMGRWPQIVGEDLANHCDPQRYDENERVLTVQCDSTAWATNLRLLAPQLVARLNEDLGHGTVRLIKVLGPGGPARRFGPLRAPGSTGPGDTYG; encoded by the coding sequence ATGCCTCGGGACACCCCCAAGGAGACGCCGAAGACGCCCGAGCCCTCCGGCGTCGACCTCGCCAGGGTCGCCCTGCGTGCCGCCAAGGAACAGGCACGCGCGCGTGGCGACGCCGCGCAGCAGAAGAAGCAGGCCCGCAGGGGCGGCCTTCGCTCCGGCGCGCGCGCCGACGGACGTGACCCCCAGCCGCTCGGCTCCGCCATCAACCGCCTGATCACCGAGCGCGGCTGGGAGACGCCGGCCGCGGTCGGCGGGGTGATGGGCCGCTGGCCGCAGATCGTCGGCGAGGACCTGGCCAACCACTGCGACCCGCAGCGCTACGACGAGAACGAGCGCGTCCTGACCGTCCAGTGCGACTCCACGGCCTGGGCGACGAACCTGCGCCTCCTCGCCCCCCAGCTGGTCGCGCGCCTCAACGAGGACCTCGGCCACGGCACCGTGCGCCTCATCAAAGTCCTCGGTCCCGGCGGTCCCGCGCGCCGCTTCGGACCCTTGCGCGCGCCGGGCAGCACGGGCCCCGGGGACACCTACGGCTGA
- the gyrB gene encoding DNA topoisomerase (ATP-hydrolyzing) subunit B codes for MLCQKGRFVADSGNPNENIPSTVAGEKGEVTASYDASAITVLEGLDAVRKRPGMYIGSTGERGLHHLVQEVVDNSVDEALAGHADTIDVTILADGGVRVIDNGRGIPVGIHPVEKKPAVEVVLTVLHAGGKFGGGGYAVSGGLHGVGVSVVNALSTKLAVDIKTDGYRWTQDYKTGAPTAPLERHEATEETGTTVTFWADPDVFETTVYSFETLARRFQEMAFLNKGLTIKLTDERESAKATAGADSAEATDDETAPEARTVTYHYEGGIVDFVKYLNSRKGEVIHPTVIDVEAEDKERMLSAEIAMQWNSQYTEGVYSFANTIHTHEGGTHEEGFRAALTGLVNRYAREKKLLREKDDNLTGEDIREGLTAIISVKLGEPQFEGQTKTKLGNTEAKTFVQKVVHEHLTDWFDRNPNEATDIIRKGIQAATARVAARKARDLTRRKGLLESASLPGKLSDCQSNDPTKCEIFIVEGDSAGGSAKSGRDPMYQAILPIRGKILNVEKARIDKILHNQEVQALISAFGTGVHEDFDIEKLRYHKIILMADADVDGQHINTLLLTFLFRFMRPLVESGHVYLSRPPLYKIKWTRDDFQYAYSDRERDALIEIGRQAGKRVRDDSVQRFKGLGEMNAEELRVTTMDQDHRVLGQVTLDDAAQADDLFSVLMGEDVEARRSFIQRNAKDVRFLDI; via the coding sequence GTGCTGTGCCAGAAAGGGCGCTTCGTGGCCGATTCCGGCAACCCCAACGAGAACATCCCGTCCACCGTCGCTGGCGAGAAAGGCGAGGTCACAGCCTCGTACGACGCCAGCGCGATCACCGTCCTCGAGGGTCTGGACGCGGTCCGCAAGCGACCCGGCATGTACATCGGTTCGACCGGTGAGCGCGGCCTGCACCACCTCGTGCAGGAAGTCGTCGACAACTCCGTGGACGAGGCCCTGGCCGGCCACGCGGACACGATCGACGTCACGATCCTCGCCGACGGCGGCGTGCGCGTGATCGACAACGGCCGTGGCATCCCGGTGGGCATCCACCCCGTCGAGAAGAAGCCGGCCGTCGAGGTCGTGCTCACCGTGCTGCACGCGGGCGGCAAGTTCGGCGGCGGCGGTTACGCCGTCTCCGGTGGTCTGCACGGCGTCGGTGTCTCCGTCGTGAACGCCCTGTCCACCAAGCTCGCCGTCGACATCAAGACCGACGGCTACCGCTGGACTCAGGACTACAAGACGGGCGCCCCGACCGCCCCCCTGGAGCGGCACGAGGCCACCGAGGAGACCGGCACCACGGTCACCTTCTGGGCCGACCCGGACGTCTTCGAGACGACCGTGTACTCCTTCGAGACGCTGGCCCGGCGCTTCCAGGAGATGGCGTTCCTCAACAAGGGACTGACCATCAAGCTCACCGACGAGCGCGAGTCGGCGAAGGCGACGGCGGGTGCGGACTCGGCCGAGGCCACGGACGACGAGACCGCCCCCGAGGCGCGCACGGTGACGTACCACTACGAAGGCGGCATCGTCGACTTCGTGAAGTACCTCAACTCCCGTAAGGGCGAGGTGATCCACCCGACCGTCATCGACGTCGAGGCCGAGGACAAGGAGCGCATGCTCTCGGCCGAGATCGCCATGCAGTGGAACTCGCAGTACACCGAAGGTGTCTACTCCTTCGCGAACACGATCCACACGCACGAGGGTGGTACGCACGAGGAGGGCTTCAGGGCCGCGCTGACGGGCCTGGTCAACCGGTACGCGCGCGAGAAGAAGCTGCTGCGCGAGAAGGACGACAACCTCACGGGCGAGGACATCCGCGAGGGTCTGACGGCGATCATCTCGGTGAAGCTGGGCGAGCCCCAGTTCGAGGGGCAGACCAAGACCAAGCTGGGCAACACCGAGGCGAAGACCTTCGTACAGAAGGTGGTGCACGAGCACCTCACGGACTGGTTCGACCGGAACCCGAACGAGGCCACGGACATCATCCGCAAGGGCATCCAGGCCGCCACGGCCCGCGTCGCCGCCCGCAAGGCGCGCGACCTGACCCGCCGCAAGGGCCTGCTCGAATCGGCCTCGCTGCCCGGAAAGCTCAGCGACTGCCAGTCGAACGACCCGACGAAGTGCGAGATCTTCATCGTCGAGGGTGACTCCGCCGGTGGTTCGGCGAAGTCCGGCCGTGACCCGATGTACCAGGCGATCCTGCCCATCCGAGGCAAGATCCTGAACGTCGAGAAGGCGCGGATCGACAAGATCCTGCACAACCAGGAAGTCCAGGCCCTCATCTCGGCCTTCGGCACGGGCGTGCACGAGGACTTCGACATCGAGAAGCTCCGCTATCACAAGATCATCCTGATGGCGGACGCCGACGTCGACGGTCAGCACATCAACACCCTGCTCCTGACCTTCCTGTTCCGCTTCATGCGGCCGCTCGTCGAGTCCGGCCACGTGTACCTCTCGCGCCCGCCGCTCTACAAGATCAAGTGGACGCGGGACGACTTCCAGTACGCGTACTCGGACCGCGAGCGCGACGCCCTGATCGAGATCGGCCGCCAGGCCGGCAAGCGCGTCAGGGACGACTCGGTCCAGCGATTCAAGGGTCTCGGCGAGATGAACGCCGAGGAGCTGCGCGTGACGACGATGGACCAGGATCACCGCGTTCTCGGCCAGGTCACCCTGGACGACGCGGCACAGGCCGACGACCTCTTCTCGGTGCTGATGGGAGAGGACGTCGAGGCACGGCGCTCGTTCATTCAGCGCAACGCCAAGGACGTCCGCTTCCTCGACATCTGA
- the recF gene encoding DNA replication/repair protein RecF, whose protein sequence is MHVTHLSLADFRSYARVEVPLDPGVTAFVGPNGQGKTNLVEAVGYLATLGSHRVSSDAPLVRMGAERAVVRAAVQQGERQQLVELELNPGKANRARINRSSQVRPRDVLGIVRTVLFAPEDLALIKGDPGERRRFLDELITARSPRMAGVRSDYDRVLKQRNTLLKSAALARRHGGRTMDLSTLDVWDQHLARAGAELLTQRLDLIAALQPLADKAYEQLAPGGGPVTLEYKPSAPGDGHTRETLFEQLIAALEEARKQEIERGVTLVGPHRDDLLLKLGQLPAKGYASHGESWSYALALRLASYDLLRAEGNEPVLVLDDVFAELDVRRRERLAELVAPGEQVLVTAAVDDDVPGVLAGARFAVADGAVERV, encoded by the coding sequence ATGCACGTCACGCATCTGTCGCTGGCCGACTTCCGCTCGTACGCCCGGGTCGAGGTCCCTCTCGATCCGGGCGTCACCGCGTTCGTGGGCCCGAACGGCCAGGGCAAGACGAACCTCGTGGAGGCCGTCGGCTATCTCGCCACGCTCGGCAGCCACCGGGTCTCGTCGGATGCCCCCCTGGTGCGTATGGGCGCCGAGCGCGCCGTCGTCCGGGCCGCGGTCCAACAGGGCGAGCGCCAGCAGCTGGTCGAACTCGAACTCAATCCGGGCAAGGCGAATCGCGCCAGGATCAACAGGTCATCCCAGGTCAGGCCGCGTGACGTGCTCGGGATCGTACGCACGGTGCTGTTCGCCCCCGAGGATCTGGCGTTGATCAAGGGCGACCCGGGCGAGCGGCGGCGCTTCCTCGACGAGCTGATCACGGCGCGCTCCCCGCGCATGGCGGGCGTCCGCTCCGACTACGACCGCGTGCTCAAGCAGCGCAACACCCTCCTGAAGTCCGCGGCCCTCGCGCGGCGGCACGGCGGCCGCACCATGGACCTGTCCACACTCGACGTCTGGGATCAGCACCTGGCGCGCGCGGGCGCCGAACTGCTCACGCAGCGGCTGGACCTGATCGCCGCACTGCAGCCGCTCGCCGACAAGGCGTACGAACAGCTGGCACCCGGCGGCGGCCCCGTCACCCTGGAGTACAAACCGTCGGCGCCGGGCGACGGCCACACGCGCGAGACGCTGTTCGAGCAGCTGATCGCCGCCCTCGAAGAGGCACGCAAGCAGGAGATCGAGCGGGGCGTCACGCTGGTCGGCCCGCACCGCGACGACCTGCTCCTGAAACTGGGCCAGCTCCCCGCCAAGGGGTACGCGAGCCACGGCGAGTCCTGGTCGTACGCCCTGGCGCTGCGCCTCGCCTCGTACGACCTCCTGCGCGCCGAGGGGAACGAACCGGTGCTCGTCCTGGACGACGTGTTCGCGGAGCTCGACGTGCGCCGCAGGGAGCGGCTCGCGGAGCTGGTGGCGCCGGGTGAGCAGGTGCTGGTCACGGCCGCGGTGGACGACGACGTGCCGGGCGTGCTCGCCGGGGCGCGGTTCGCTGTGGCGGACGGCGCGGTGGAGCGCGTATGA
- a CDS encoding DUF3566 domain-containing protein, translating to MSGATGAGASGTGQAAGTDGVRGSATDSPDSHEPRGSQGGTVTDTRGPQPAQSAQYAGEAGAQGAQAGQGAAGAQGPQNATGALPGERQPQQQASQPYHPPQAYQQGGAQTGSVRRPRTGARTMPRTRKARLRVAKADPWSVMKVSFLLSIALGICTIVAAAVLWMVMDAMGVFSTVGGTISEATGSNESNGFDLQSFLSLPRVLMFTTIIAVIDVVLATALATLGAFIYNLSAGFVGGVELTLAEDE from the coding sequence GTGAGTGGAGCCACGGGCGCCGGAGCAAGTGGAACCGGCCAAGCCGCCGGTACAGACGGTGTCCGTGGCTCCGCCACTGATTCTCCCGACTCGCATGAGCCTCGTGGATCCCAGGGGGGAACCGTGACCGACACCCGAGGGCCGCAGCCGGCTCAGTCAGCGCAGTACGCGGGCGAGGCCGGGGCCCAAGGGGCCCAGGCAGGCCAGGGAGCCGCGGGGGCTCAGGGGCCCCAGAACGCCACCGGTGCGCTGCCCGGTGAGCGTCAGCCCCAGCAGCAGGCGTCCCAGCCGTACCACCCGCCGCAGGCCTATCAGCAGGGCGGCGCTCAGACGGGTTCCGTGCGCAGGCCGCGGACGGGGGCCCGCACGATGCCTCGTACGCGCAAGGCGCGACTGCGGGTGGCCAAGGCCGACCCGTGGTCGGTGATGAAGGTCAGCTTCCTGCTCTCCATCGCGCTCGGCATCTGCACGATCGTCGCGGCCGCCGTGCTGTGGATGGTCATGGACGCCATGGGTGTCTTCTCCACGGTGGGCGGCACGATCTCGGAGGCGACGGGCTCGAACGAGTCCAACGGCTTCGACCTGCAGTCCTTCCTGTCGCTGCCGCGCGTCCTGATGTTCACGACGATCATCGCGGTCATCGACGTGGTCCTCGCCACGGCGCTCGCGACGCTCGGCGCGTTCATCTACAACCTCTCCGCGGGCTTTGTGGGCGGCGTCGAGCTGACGCTGGCCGAGGACGAGTAG
- the gnd gene encoding phosphogluconate dehydrogenase (NAD(+)-dependent, decarboxylating) — MELGLVGLGKMGGNMRERIRRAGHTVIGYDRNQDVADVHSLEELVGKLKGPRVVWVMVPAGAATQSTVDELAELLQPGDVVVDGGNSRWTDDEKHAEELKAKGIGFVDCGVSGGVWGLKNGYALMYGGDAEDIAKVQPIFDALKPEGDFGSVHAGKVGAGHFSKMVHNGIEYAMMQAYAEGWELLEKVDSVTDVREVFRSWQEGTVIRSWLLDLAVNALDDDEHLEKLRGFAQDSGEGRWTVEAAIDNAVPLPAITASLFARFASRQDDSPQMKMIAALRNQFGGHAVESKSEN, encoded by the coding sequence ATGGAGCTCGGTCTCGTCGGCCTCGGCAAGATGGGCGGCAACATGCGCGAGCGCATCCGCCGCGCAGGCCACACCGTCATCGGATACGACCGCAACCAGGACGTCGCGGATGTCCACAGCCTCGAAGAGCTTGTGGGCAAACTCAAGGGTCCGCGCGTCGTCTGGGTGATGGTTCCGGCCGGAGCCGCGACCCAGTCCACCGTCGACGAGCTCGCCGAGCTGCTCCAGCCCGGCGACGTCGTCGTGGACGGCGGGAACTCCCGCTGGACGGACGACGAGAAGCACGCCGAGGAGCTGAAGGCCAAGGGCATCGGCTTCGTCGACTGCGGCGTCTCCGGTGGTGTCTGGGGCCTCAAGAACGGCTACGCCCTGATGTACGGCGGCGACGCCGAGGACATCGCGAAGGTCCAGCCGATCTTCGACGCCCTCAAGCCCGAGGGTGACTTCGGCTCCGTGCATGCCGGCAAGGTCGGTGCGGGCCACTTCTCGAAGATGGTCCACAACGGCATCGAGTACGCCATGATGCAGGCCTACGCCGAGGGCTGGGAGCTCCTGGAGAAGGTCGACTCCGTCACGGACGTGCGCGAGGTCTTCCGCTCCTGGCAGGAGGGCACGGTCATCCGTTCCTGGCTGCTCGACCTCGCGGTCAACGCCCTGGACGACGACGAGCACCTGGAGAAGCTGCGCGGCTTCGCGCAGGACTCCGGAGAGGGCCGGTGGACGGTGGAAGCCGCCATCGACAACGCCGTTCCGCTGCCCGCCATCACGGCCTCGCTCTTCGCCCGTTTCGCCTCGCGGCAGGACGACTCCCCGCAGATGAAGATGATCGCGGCGCTGCGCAACCAGTTCGGCGGCCACGCCGTCGAGTCCAAGAGCGAGAACTGA
- a CDS encoding DUF6344 domain-containing protein, which translates to MTGTKAMKLWTTLITAFLALFATLGFTTTAAAATPVQQATETCKSTPTMTAPLAAYWAAAYERSLPPTMKQRIRAEAHGSSPSCRHLPTDDTETAIEAEAHPGRLAAEP; encoded by the coding sequence ATGACCGGCACCAAGGCCATGAAGCTGTGGACCACGCTCATCACCGCCTTCCTCGCGCTCTTCGCCACACTGGGATTCACGACGACGGCAGCGGCGGCCACGCCGGTACAGCAGGCCACGGAAACGTGCAAGAGCACGCCGACCATGACGGCGCCACTCGCGGCCTACTGGGCAGCAGCGTACGAACGGTCCCTGCCGCCCACGATGAAGCAACGCATCCGCGCCGAGGCCCACGGCTCGTCCCCCAGCTGCCGCCACCTCCCCACGGACGACACGGAGACGGCCATTGAGGCCGAGGCCCATCCGGGCAGGCTCGCCGCGGAGCCGTAG
- the gyrA gene encoding DNA gyrase subunit A produces MADENTPVMPEEEPAVPGVGMRVEPVGLETEMQRSYLDYAMSVIVSRALPDVRDGLKPVHRRVLYAMYDGGYRPEKGFYKCARVVGDVMGTYHPHGDSSIYDALVRLAQPWSMRMPLVDSNGNFGSPGNDPAAAMRYTECKMAPLAMEMVRDIDEETVDFTDNYDGRNQEPTVLPARFPNLLINGSAGIAVGMATNIPPHNLREVAAGAQWALEHPDASHEELLDALIERIKGPDFPTGALVVGRKGIEEAYRTGRGSITMRAVVAVEEIQNRQCLVVTELPYQTNPDNLAQKIADLVKDGKVGGIADVRDETSSRTGQRLVVVLKRDAVAKVVLNNLYKHTDLQSNFSANMLALVDGVPRTLSLDAFIRHWVTHQVEVIVRRTKYRLRKAEERAHILRGLLKALDAIDEVIALIRASQTVDVAREGLMGLLSIDEIQANAILEMQLRRLAALERQKIVAEHDELQAKINEYNAILASPERQRQIISEELAAIVDKFGEDRRSALVPFDGDMSMEDLIAEEDIVVTITRGGYVKRTKTDDYRSQKRGGKGVRGTKLKEDDIVDHFFVSTTHHWLLFFTNKGRVYRAKAYELPDAGRDARGQHVANLLAFQPDEQIAEILAIRDYEAVPYLVLATKGGLVKKTPLKDYDSPRSGGVIAINLRETDDGKDDELIGAELVSSEDDLLLISKKAQSIRFTATDDALRPMGRATSGVKGMSFRGGDELLSMNVVRPGTFVFTATDGGYAKRTNVDEYRVQGRGGLGIKAAKIVEDRGELVGALVTEETDEILAITLGGGVIRTRVNEVRETGRDTMGVQLINLGKRDAVVGIARNAEAGREAEEVDGDIVVESADDEPAAGTDEGTESTAE; encoded by the coding sequence ATGGCCGACGAGAACACCCCTGTGATGCCCGAAGAGGAGCCCGCCGTCCCCGGCGTGGGCATGCGTGTCGAGCCCGTCGGGCTCGAGACGGAGATGCAGCGCTCCTACCTCGACTACGCGATGTCCGTCATCGTGTCGCGCGCGCTGCCCGACGTACGGGACGGCCTGAAGCCCGTGCACCGCCGCGTCCTGTACGCGATGTACGACGGCGGGTACCGCCCCGAGAAGGGCTTCTACAAGTGTGCCCGCGTCGTCGGTGACGTCATGGGCACCTACCACCCGCACGGCGACTCCTCCATCTACGACGCCCTGGTCCGCCTGGCCCAGCCGTGGTCGATGCGGATGCCCCTGGTGGACTCCAACGGAAACTTCGGCTCTCCGGGCAACGACCCGGCGGCCGCTATGCGGTACACCGAGTGCAAGATGGCGCCGCTGGCCATGGAGATGGTCCGTGACATCGACGAGGAGACCGTCGACTTCACGGACAACTACGACGGCCGCAACCAGGAGCCGACGGTCCTGCCGGCGCGCTTCCCGAACCTGCTGATCAACGGCTCGGCGGGCATCGCGGTCGGCATGGCCACCAACATCCCGCCGCACAACCTCCGCGAGGTCGCGGCGGGCGCGCAGTGGGCGCTGGAGCACCCGGACGCCTCGCACGAGGAGCTGCTCGACGCGCTGATCGAGCGCATCAAGGGCCCCGATTTCCCCACCGGCGCACTAGTAGTGGGCCGTAAGGGCATCGAGGAGGCGTACCGCACGGGCCGTGGCTCCATCACGATGCGCGCGGTCGTCGCGGTCGAGGAGATCCAGAACCGCCAGTGCCTGGTGGTCACCGAGCTCCCCTACCAGACCAACCCCGACAACCTCGCGCAGAAGATCGCCGACCTGGTCAAGGACGGCAAGGTCGGCGGCATCGCCGACGTCCGCGACGAGACGTCGTCGCGCACGGGCCAGCGCCTCGTCGTCGTCCTCAAGCGGGACGCGGTCGCCAAGGTCGTGCTGAACAACCTCTACAAGCACACCGACCTGCAGTCGAACTTCAGCGCCAACATGCTGGCCCTGGTCGACGGCGTGCCGCGCACCCTCTCCCTGGACGCCTTCATCCGCCACTGGGTGACGCACCAGGTCGAGGTCATCGTCCGGCGTACGAAGTACAGGCTGCGCAAGGCCGAGGAGCGGGCCCACATCCTGCGCGGCCTGCTCAAAGCCCTGGACGCGATCGACGAGGTCATCGCGCTCATCCGGGCCAGCCAGACGGTCGACGTCGCGCGTGAGGGCCTGATGGGCCTGCTCTCGATCGACGAGATCCAGGCCAACGCCATCCTCGAGATGCAGCTGCGCCGACTGGCCGCCCTGGAGCGCCAGAAGATCGTCGCCGAGCACGACGAACTGCAGGCGAAGATCAACGAGTACAACGCGATCCTGGCCTCGCCCGAGCGGCAGCGCCAGATCATCAGCGAGGAGCTCGCGGCGATCGTCGACAAGTTCGGCGAGGACCGTCGCTCGGCGCTCGTGCCCTTCGACGGCGACATGTCCATGGAGGACCTGATCGCCGAGGAGGACATCGTCGTCACGATCACGCGCGGCGGTTACGTCAAGCGGACGAAGACGGACGACTACCGCTCCCAGAAGCGCGGCGGCAAGGGCGTGCGCGGCACGAAGCTCAAGGAAGACGACATCGTCGACCACTTCTTTGTGTCGACGACCCACCACTGGCTGCTGTTCTTCACCAACAAGGGCCGGGTCTACCGCGCGAAGGCGTACGAGCTCCCCGATGCCGGACGCGACGCGCGCGGCCAGCACGTGGCGAACCTGCTCGCCTTCCAGCCGGACGAGCAGATCGCCGAGATCCTCGCGATCCGCGACTACGAAGCGGTGCCCTACCTGGTTCTCGCCACCAAGGGCGGCCTCGTGAAGAAGACGCCGCTCAAGGACTACGACTCGCCTCGCTCCGGTGGCGTCATCGCCATCAACCTCCGTGAGACGGACGACGGCAAGGACGACGAGCTGATCGGCGCCGAGCTGGTCTCGTCCGAGGACGATCTGCTGCTCATCAGTAAGAAGGCGCAGTCGATCAGGTTCACCGCAACGGACGATGCGCTGCGTCCCATGGGCCGCGCGACCTCGGGCGTGAAGGGAATGAGTTTCCGCGGTGGCGATGAACTGCTCTCGATGAATGTCGTCAGGCCGGGTACTTTCGTCTTCACCGCAACCGACGGTGGGTACGCCAAGCGCACCAACGTCGACGAGTACCGCGTCCAGGGCCGTGGTGGCCTCGGCATCAAGGCCGCCAAGATCGTGGAGGACCGCGGCGAACTCGTGGGCGCGCTGGTGACGGAGGAGACGGACGAGATCCTCGCCATCACCCTGGGCGGCGGTGTGATTCGTACGCGAGTCAACGAGGTCAGGGAGACGGGCCGTGACACCATGGGCGTCCAACTGATCAACCTGGGCAAGCGCGATGCCGTGGTCGGTATCGCTCGTAACGCCGAGGCCGGGCGCGAGGCTGAGGAAGTCGACGGTGACATCGTCGTCGAATCGGCCGACGACGAGCCGGCCGCCGGTACGGACGAGGGCACGGAGTCCACGGCCGAGTAG